In Rhodamnia argentea isolate NSW1041297 chromosome 1, ASM2092103v1, whole genome shotgun sequence, the genomic window aaagAGATCAACGATcagtaacctccgagcagattactagtggaatctagccgattgTCTGTCGCCCGAAGAAGTGggcgtaggcttaaccaaagccgaaccactataaaccctttgtgtagttttccttatctcttactttaatcactctagatatattgtgatagctaaaccgcacatgAACAGtgcgcattgatcacattacatatcccgcatcaattgaattacttgctcattgagatacactctgtctccatcatctgagatctctattttacgctgtgtgatctaaattccgcaataaattcttaaaatcacactctatcacctattcacccccctctaggtgaaatcactagccatcaacaattgatatcaaagcctggtgctcatattttgtgaagtgtttttacttctgagctaacgatctttatggctagcaatttctctccttcttggatcgaaagtggaagcaacaacaagccaccatactttgaaagaaaagattatagcgactggCGTAACAAATtcaaagcatttctcggatgccgggatccccaaatctgggatgtcgtacaaagagaaGTAACACCAACAACAGAAACTACAAGTACAGGGGACAACACAACGCCGACGGCTGCTCTATCTGCAACCGAGacaaccaagagagatgctcttgatgcaaaggctatttattcattttatagtgcattatctcctactgaatatagacgtattgcagattgctcctcatcgaaagaaatatgggataagcttcacgtcacctatgaaggaacaaatAGAGTAAATGAGacgaaagtcaattttctactcggacaatatgaagcattcaaaatgaagcctgaagagaaagtgaaagaaatgtttgacaagttcactgaaatagtgaccggtctcacatatcacgggtaAACAGTTTctggaccgatgagaatcaacaagctactccgagctcttacaaaggaatgggacaatgttaaaacttccattcgagagactcaaagaatatctcccttgtcaatggatgagctcattggaactcttcaatcttatgaagaacaaagaatcaatgatgaaaccacaactagaggtaagaagtcaattgcgtTAAAATCTAATATTGATTTCGACGTTTCAGATTccgaagacgaagatgatgaagaactagcactcatggtcaaaagattcagaagaatggctaaacaaggtaggaactttaAAGACAGAAtggatctcggacgatacaaTCAGAACGGATCATCCGAGACAAAAAATGGAAGTCACGAAGCCATCtattacgaatgtaagaaaagaggccacatcaaacccaattgcccactattatagaagaaagacaaggatgagaaatccaagaaagcattgaaagcagaaacttggagcgacaccgaatgtgaaagtgatgaagaatacgcaaatgtttgtccaATGGCGGACTCAGATAATgaccttgaggtaactcattcaaTCATCTCTCCTaaagtatctgcgtatatagatgagctgtgtttagaatacaagactctcaagagactttccgaTACATTTACCCGAGGAGATCGTCAAGAGAGAGCCTAAGTCTGAGCTGGTCAACATATTCGGTTGGATCCatcttcacttaaaagcttaagctaatgagttatgggccaactagatatattaactactcaatacaacatcaatttttcaatgtgagacttctctaacataactcacatgTACATTCTAACATAAAGTTTGGAAATAAATCATGATAGGATGCAAAGTAAACAGTCTCACCTTGTTGTAAGCTTTGGGATAGGATCCTCCCGAGCTATGACCATAATTAAATGTGCACGtttattcaaatcaaattatgTATGCTTCTAAAAACTAACATGTCGAAGATAATGATAACGAGCTATGATGAACTAAACCTGACCTAATTATGTTATTCACAACTAAGGGCAAATACggcttttatatttttaaatgatGATCATGCAATATTCATTGAGAATGAACTATGATTGGGTATAGTActgacctaaacatgcaatttgccaCGAAATgcaattctcttttcttttataatttgctattttcatccttttatatattttttcacagAATCAAGCCTTGAACGGAAGGAAATACACGTCCTAAAACTAATAATGATGATGGAATACCTTATAACGCGAGATTCAACTAAGCATAAATcagaattttctaaaagaaaagtGGTTTACACTAAAcgctaatttcaaattttcatttttcatttgtcattttATATCATTTCTTTATCTACACTTAAGATGCCATGACAAATATCCACATTTGTCGCAATTTTTCCAAAGGTGAACCACCAAAAAGAAAGTTAATGATTATTAAGCCAAAAACTTAGcgcagactctcccaagtccatatcaATTGCAACTTTGGGGGTTTTAATTTAATCGATTGCACACGCAAGTCAATTCAATTAGGAGTTGTCATTAGTCTATTGCGGGCCGGCTAGAAACCCAAGCGAAGTACGTGTAAGAGAACAGTCTACTTTTGCGAACCGGAGATAACATGGAtataattgataaatttaatgACCTTTCggtatcttttctcttttattcaaATATATGTTGCAAGCAATCTTGATCAATTTTATTCAAAAACCACTAGCATGTGACAGGTGATCACACGGTGCGTGCAAAcaagaatttaaaaattaataaatcaatgtaaaataaattattagaaAAGGGCAAACCTCAATGCATTAATCAAAGCATAACTTCACTATGATTAATATCTTAATATCTGCaagatattaattaaaaaaaaatgcatgtatGGCCTAAACATGATTTCTAGATGCGATATCAATTAATTCTTTTTGAGTTTCTCATATTGAGCAAAAGATTAAACTATGTGCAAAATACATGAGATGCAATTTAATTTTATGTTATGTGGAGCTGAACTCTAATCTAACTAATGACATGTGACGTGGAATTATTTAGATGCAAATCTATGAGACCTAATTATAATGGTGGACAAAATTATTTTGAACTAATCCAATATGACATGTAATGATATAGAAATTTTGATGACATGGAAATATGACGTAGAATTGCTGATATGGCAATTTGATGGCATGACAATGATGATGTGGCATTTGACGATGTATCAATGATAATGATGCAGCAAAGATGACATGACAATTATGAAACTAATTCTCCACATaagatattttttgtgatttcctTTTGGAATAAACTACCTAAAATATGTGATTATCTAATTTTAATTAGGACATAATTTATattaaatccaattctaaattAGGTAATTTCCTGATTAAGAAATCAACACGGATGCAATCAACAACGACATTGCTGTTACAACACGGTATGACTCTAATTGATGTAAATATAGCGTTcactataaaaataatataatatcttCCATTAAACAAGCAGTAAGTTCTCATTTAAAAGCCAAGACGATACTAGTGGCCATAGAACACAAGTAATTACTCCAAGGGAAAATTTAAACGAACAtcgatcacttttttttatcatttaataaTAGTAAACACTGTTTGTGCGGCAGTGAGGAGGAGCAACATGGTGGCTGCGGAAATGGACAACAAAGCCCAGGGGCTATTCAAATGTTCCCTCCTCAGTTTCGCCATCCAGCCGTTTGTCTTCCTCTTGCAGTGGGCATTCACATTTTTGAAGATGTCGAAGTAATAGAAATTGGATAGAGTGATGTAGTCACCCATCTTGTTGAACATCTGGGCAACCACCTCGTTATCGCCCAGGTAGTTCTTGGTGATCCCTTTGCGGCAGAGCCGCTCGACATCCTTTGAAGAATTTATGAGGCAGTCCATGAATGTCACGTAGTCCGTGAAGTAGTTGACATCTCCGCCTTGACGGTGCTGCTCGTATGCGATTAGGTTTCGGAGCCGCGACTCAGTGTGGTCCTGTACAGTGAAGACAGGAATCTCGAGTATCCCGTTGTTGAATTTGATGTCCATCTCATGGCGCCCTTGCCCTTGCACAGCCTTGAGCCGGACCCCGGACTCCCTGAGCTCTGTTATGGAGGACACGAAGGCGAAATTCTCTTCCGTCATTTGGGTTCTGCTGGGCCTACTAGGCAAGCCAGAAGTCCAACAGGCGTGCATTAGGTGCAGAAGATGTTTGCTCTCGCGAAGTGTCCTGCGAAGCGTCGCATTTTGGCTCAAGTCTCTTGGTCTAAAATCGAAATACCAGGTGGCAACATTAATGAGCTCGGAAGGCTCTTTCGGACCCTTAGTCAGGTCATACAGTTCATTCAAGACGAAGAACGGGATTTGGTTCTCGAGCAGCAGTAAATCACGCTGGAGGCAGCATCGAATCCAATCTGCTTCCATAAGCGGGTCGTCTTCATCTCTCAGCTCCTCCATCCTGAACTTCCGGAACAACTCAACGAGGAAACAACCATCAATCAGCATCATCGCTAGGAACTTTTCGTGGGAGAGGTCAATGGTTTCCGCATAGCAATCACGCGCCCGCTGTTCCATCTCCCTTAGAATCGGCATATACCTGTCGACGCTCCCTTCGTTTCTCCTCTTAAGCAACCGCTGCACGTACCGCATCTTTTGCTCCTCCatatatttgaatttgtcaCTTCCATAGTGATAAGGGCCGACCACTAGAATCTCCGGTTCATAGGCTTTCTCATTTGCTTTGCGCATTAGATGACGAACCCTAAATATACTACGCTTTGGCGGGGTCGGAGGCACACCACAAAGCAAATCCTCAATGTAGATTAAGGCATGATCTTTTGTCCCGGATAGATCATCGTTTTTAGCATACTGTATAGGTTACAACATAATTAATGCGACAATAAGCATGCAGTAAAGCAAGATAATAGCTGTTCATGTTCTTAAAATGATCTTTCACGTGCTTCCCTTTCATTGACATGTGTTTGTGGCCTTACTCAATAGCTTAGCATGTTAATTGAACTTTATAATCGTTATTATAAGCTTATATTGTGTATGTAAAACGGAGCGTCAAATACAATTGCTGGCAAGAGAATTAGTAAAGCTCACATCTTGCATGACGTAGAAATCGAAGCCATTTTACATGTAGATATAGATGCATGCAACAGAATCAACAGACGCATCAACTCGAACAAGTAAGGTTAAGGTTGGTTTTGTGAGATAGCATCGGGTTGTCAGAAAGCAGCATTTAAATAACTGTGCACTGATTTATTTAGCAATACACCAAAGAAGCATTTAGAATTGAATGCATAGACATGGAGAAATCCTAGAGCAATGGAGAACTTTGTAGCTATCCTGCTTAGTATGCACGTTAATGATCCTACTAGTTGATAGGCTGTCCTCCCCTCACTCTCATGAATATGTAAAAAGTTACCCACAATAAAATAAAGGCAACTTGCAAAAACTGTCGTTGTGTGTTTTATTCGGCAATTTTTAATTTCGATCATCATAATGTTTTTACGGGTATTTATGGTCTCTAAACTAATCATTAACACAGGCAAAAACGATGCTAATCTCTGATAATAATTTCAGGCCAAATCCCATCGGCGAACACCTGGTGCTGACTttgaacataaaaaagaaaaaatcaaatagttGAGAAAACTCTTAAAGAGTTTCGGGAATATGAGACCCAAATTGATGTCGAACGTGCAAAACCACGTTGAATAGTTTTACAACTATATAACAAGAATTATCGAAATGGAATTAAACAAACATAGAAAAAAGGGTATAAtcatccaaaaagttctaaaattcagtcctaaactttttaatttgacaaatttagtcctaaatctttttatgattttccaaTGTATTGTTTCCAGCAAATTTTGGCAGGAAATGCTAACATGGACTCAgccgtcttatgtggcatgCTTGGCGTTGgcgttattattattttttttttcaatttttcagaatttttttttatgtttttctcttttctttcttttcatttctttccaaTTGTTCATCCTCCTAGAAGGGCTGGTGGGGGTCCTAGGAGCCTTGGCGATGGCAAGCGTCTGGCAGTCATCGGCCATgtataattttgagaaaaaaatcaaatataatataaataggaaaaaagggaaaaaaaggtaaaaaattatatataaaaatcatCCACTCTAGTACCATCACGTATGCAGCTAACGTTGATCGAACTGCTACATCATCAATTTCCGGACAAAATTAGCCATGAGAAATACATCGGAAaatggtgaaaatgtttaagattaaattggctgCATTTAATAATATATGACTAAATCGACAATcctataataagtttatgactttttccacaaatttttcaagagcacaaagatatcattaaaagaaaaaaaccgaGGTTTTGAAGTAATATACTTCATGTTATTCATCTAAGCACATAAGGAGTGTTTGGGCTTGGGGAGGCGGTAGGGGACACCAGTTGCCTGATGACACCTAGATCCGCCGCTGGACATAAAAGTTTAGAAGCTATTAGTGTAATTGCCACACTAGAAAGATGAACTTCCATCCTCTAGCAACAACAAGACGAAATTGATGCACGAGCGACTTGGTCTGATCATCATGCGGCTGTTAATTTACTTTCGATACCTCGAGTAAAGCTTAATGTTTATTGTTTAAGTATGTACTTGACAAAATGTGAATGGCATACGTAACGCTGCTCACAATGAAAAATCTCATCCTTCAACTTCAGTTTTGTTCAATGCATAATGAATAATCTCAACAGTGAAGGATCagagaagggaagggaaaattcaaaagacTTACTTGATCGCGTTGGTGGTGGCTCATTCTTCTCGAAAAGCCAGACCAGACCAGCTACGACGGTATAGGATTCAGTTCCTCTCTTCTTGTGGGATTGTTTCTCAGTGAAACGAGTAGAGATAACAACGAGACTCCCACAATTCCAACCTGTTTATATCAAACACAAACCCCTTTTTCTTTGGCccaccaagaaaaagaaacacacGCTTTCATTCGTCTCCTCCAACCTTTTCTTGTGAAATTGTGAAGACAGGCGGTATCGCGATAAACCGAAAGTTCATGGAACTTAATGTAGAGGCAAGGGGCTAAAAAAGACTTAATGGGCAACGTAGAAAATTGGCTATATGACAAGGATGTATGAAGTCTTTCGCAAGTTAAACTGTATTATTATCTTGATTGGCACGGTTGACTGGCAGACCGATTGATTTTTATGTTAGGAACTATATTATTCACACGCTAAGATCCCTCCAATTGCACGCAAACTTCCAGTAATTTGAAAGTTCGTGGAACTTGATGAAGATGCAAAAGGCTAAGAAGGCCTTAcaaggaaacaacaaaaattgaCTCTGTGAGAACGATATATGAAGTCTTCCCCAAGTTGCGTTATACCAAGTGGAAAACGACCACTTAACAAACTTCATGGAACATTTCAAAAGAGTCCTACGTTCAAGCTACTGGCTAGACGAAACAATCTCATTCCCAATGGAGAATGACTTGTACACTTGTCATAAACGCAAATATGAATACCCTCGATATTGGCGCAATTAATTGGCGCGTTAGGAGATTTCCAAGCTACAAATTGAAAGTCACAGCTTAGATTCCACAAACCGCGTACATACCATTCTGGGTACtgcaataaattgaaagttcatggaacTTGATGGAGAGGCAAAGGGCTATGAAAGGCTTAAAGGAAACAACAAAGATTGACTTTATGAGAACGACGTATGAAGTCATCCACAAGTTGCATTATTTTACGCAAAAAACCACTTTTTTACAAAACTTCATGGAAAATCCAGAAAGATTTCTATGTTCTAGCGACTAGCTACACAGTATAATCACCTTCATAATGAAGACAACTTGTTACACTTCTAACAAATGTAAATATTGGGATGCTGGCCCAATCATGTGGATTGGCGCAATTGGTTAAGGCCgcagtaaattttcaaattaaaaactgGATGTCACATGTTCAGATTTTACCAACTGCATGCAAATTGTTTTGAGATAGGGCCACCTACACAAGCAAAATGCCCGATCTTaaccattcattttttcgtgaaataaatggaacctTACATGAATGCTTATTACTAGATCAACAGATTCGGAGAAACGATGGAATGGGAAGTGTTGGTTTTGGGTTCACATCAATCGTATCGTCCATCGATTTTACTAAATTCCCTATCCATCCATAGGCCTCGCCACCGGGGGTTCCAGACGACTGCAAGTGCATGTTCATGGAACTTGAAGCGTTGAGATGACTAAGAAGACTCGGAATATGTCAAAATTGAGTCGTTCAAATGACTTGACAAGTCTTTCCACAAGTTGCATTACTAATTAATGTCACCCACGTTCGTGAGCACAGGTTTTTAGCAGCTCAGTTTTCTcgtcaaataaaaatcattttggaGAAGTATGACCAATTCAAGACGATAAGTGAAGCGAGAGGCAGACGGATAAAGCGTTAGCTCGGCcatctcatatatatatataactgcTCACTGGACTACCGCATAAACAGAACAAGCCATCAATTTGTGTTAGATAAGCTGTAAAATCACAAGTTGCGCATTCATAAATGGGACCTAGACGTTTTGCCCCCCACCGTTTGGCCATCTTGCAAACCTTAAAAGGACATAACCATGTTGTCCCGGGGGTcgaaacctttttttcttttttggtcacaAATATGCAGTCGATTTCGTACCCACACGGGCCACACCCCACCGTGATGAGCAATCGAGAAATGTCACTTGGTCATCCAAGTTATGTCATTGTTGGGCCGATCCACATAGCTTTAGGTCTTCTCGTCCGCTCAGAGTTGGATTCAAACTCTTGCATTCGGGATGCCTATTTGGCTCTGATGCATGCAATTACCGAAACTTTTTCAGGATGGGAAGAACATGGGCAGATGGGTAATGGCTCAATTGGGATGACTCCACCCGAAAGGATGACAATCTAGAAACACGAGGCCAGACGGCTGATTAGCGAAGGTCATACCACAAACATCCCAATGTTAGCACACATTTCAGTACCACACGACATTTTTATTCATAAGCCTCTCATTGCTCGTAAATTGTAACGATTTCTTGAGAAACACTGTCGAGAAAAAGATTCTTGGCCCATCTGCTTATTTTGACTACATTTCACTGGCTGGTCGACTCCCATATATACGGTGTTGCAAGCACAAAAACCGGCAAATATCGTTTatgaagagagaaaaacaaaaacatcactATCGTGAAGGCCTAATATTCTAGAGATCCTCAAACTTTAGCTCTTGTCTCAATTCTagcttttgtctcataaaaagcctTCAACTTTAGGTTTAATTTCAATTCTAACCTAAACTTTTCTATCCCATAAAAAACCCTTATTTTAGGTGATACCCtaattctaccctaaactttttttatcctaGGAAATTTCTGCAAATTTAGGTCTTGTCCTAATGTTATTGTCTCGTCCCAACTTTTCCCTATAATTTTTACtatcttataaaaaatcataatgtTTTACTTTAGATACAAATCTGCCTCCATTAACCCTCCGTCCAAAAGTTTCTCATTGataataaagaaatgaaaaactccCAAATATGAAGTGTTATAGCGTCTCAAGCGGAGCTCTCCGATCGCTAGAAATGAAACATACCAAGCACAAGAGATTGAAGATCGAGC contains:
- the LOC115754654 gene encoding UPF0481 protein At3g47200-like; amino-acid sequence: MSHHQRDQYAKNDDLSGTKDHALIYIEDLLCGVPPTPPKRSIFRVRHLMRKANEKAYEPEILVVGPYHYGSDKFKYMEEQKMRYVQRLLKRRNEGSVDRYMPILREMEQRARDCYAETIDLSHEKFLAMMLIDGCFLVELFRKFRMEELRDEDDPLMEADWIRCCLQRDLLLLENQIPFFVLNELYDLTKGPKEPSELINVATWYFDFRPRDLSQNATLRRTLRESKHLLHLMHACWTSGLPSRPSRTQMTEENFAFVSSITELRESGVRLKAVQGQGRHEMDIKFNNGILEIPVFTVQDHTESRLRNLIAYEQHRQGGDVNYFTDYVTFMDCLINSSKDVERLCRKGITKNYLGDNEVVAQMFNKMGDYITLSNFYYFDIFKNVNAHCKRKTNGWMAKLRREHLNSPWALLSISAATMLLLLTAAQTVFTIIK